One genomic segment of Caloranaerobacter ferrireducens includes these proteins:
- a CDS encoding NAD(P)/FAD-dependent oxidoreductase, with protein sequence MIKTADVVIIGGGISGCSIAYNLAKKGVKNVVVLEKKYLASGATGRCGAGVRQQWGTEMNCRLAMKSIKFFENAKEELEYDRDIEFKQGGYLIVASTEKEDKQFKKNVELQKSLGIPVEYLSPKEAKEIVPHLNIEGLISATYCPKDGHLNPFLTTDAYAKAAKRLGVKIYTFTEVVGIKTNAGKVCGVITSKGDEISTRIVVNAAGGYSKQVAKMAGIDLPVYSERHQILVTEPVEPMQKPMVMSFSLNIYCQQTPHGSFIMGRGDPDEPRDLRITSSWKFLDEMSKTVTNLLPPLGKLRIIRQWAGLYNITPDKQPILGPIKELEGFYLAVGFSGHGFMLAPMTGLLIAEQIVGEETTIPIHMLSKDRFERGELVLEPSVV encoded by the coding sequence ATGATTAAAACGGCGGATGTTGTTATTATAGGAGGAGGTATATCTGGTTGTTCCATAGCTTATAATCTAGCTAAAAAAGGAGTAAAGAATGTTGTTGTTTTAGAAAAGAAATATTTAGCAAGTGGAGCAACTGGAAGATGTGGAGCTGGGGTAAGACAGCAATGGGGTACCGAAATGAATTGCAGATTGGCTATGAAAAGTATAAAATTCTTTGAAAATGCAAAAGAAGAATTAGAATATGACCGCGATATAGAATTTAAACAGGGAGGATATTTGATTGTAGCTTCAACAGAAAAAGAGGATAAACAGTTCAAAAAAAATGTTGAACTTCAGAAATCCTTAGGAATTCCTGTTGAATATTTAAGTCCTAAGGAGGCTAAGGAAATAGTTCCGCATCTAAATATTGAGGGATTAATTAGTGCAACATATTGTCCTAAAGATGGTCATTTAAATCCTTTTTTAACAACGGATGCATATGCAAAGGCAGCTAAAAGGTTAGGAGTAAAAATTTATACTTTTACTGAAGTGGTTGGTATAAAAACTAATGCAGGGAAAGTTTGTGGTGTAATAACGAGTAAAGGAGATGAAATTTCAACTAGGATAGTTGTAAATGCTGCAGGAGGATACTCAAAACAAGTAGCTAAAATGGCTGGTATAGATTTGCCAGTGTATTCAGAAAGACATCAAATCTTAGTTACTGAGCCTGTAGAACCTATGCAAAAACCTATGGTTATGTCTTTCTCTTTGAATATTTACTGTCAACAAACACCTCATGGCTCTTTTATAATGGGTAGAGGAGATCCTGATGAGCCTAGAGATTTAAGAATAACTTCAAGCTGGAAATTTTTAGATGAAATGAGTAAAACAGTAACAAATCTTCTACCTCCACTAGGTAAACTTAGAATAATTAGGCAATGGGCTGGACTTTATAATATTACACCTGACAAACAACCGATTTTAGGGCCTATAAAGGAGCTTGAAGGTTTTTATCTAGCGGTTGGTTTTAGTGGTCATGGTTTTATGCTAGCTCCAATGACTGGTCTTTTAATAGCTGAGCAAATTGTAGGAGAAGAAACAACTATACCTATTCATATGTTGAGTAAAGATAGATTTGAAAGAGGAGAGTTAGTATT
- a CDS encoding (2Fe-2S)-binding protein gives MIEKTGIPTLEMIKRVFPSIERINRGPVAVIECFQRIPCNPCATVCKQNAIKNFDDINDIPIIDTELCNGCGLCISSCPGLAIMVVDGSWSEDKVLFKIPYEFLPLPKEGDIVKGLDRKGDYITDVKIIKVQNSKTLDKTPILHIEVKKDFLYEFRNIKLNDYDEYDDYMGDKTIVCRCSDVTLGQIRKLIKEGYTNIEEIKRITRAGMGPCQGRTCSQIILREISMAIGIDISKLKPCTSRPPIKPIKINTIVKGAEMDD, from the coding sequence ATGATAGAAAAAACAGGTATTCCAACTTTGGAAATGATAAAGAGGGTATTTCCTAGCATAGAAAGGATAAACAGAGGGCCTGTCGCTGTAATAGAATGTTTTCAAAGAATTCCATGTAATCCGTGTGCTACGGTATGTAAACAAAACGCAATAAAAAATTTTGATGATATAAATGATATACCTATAATTGATACAGAATTATGTAATGGCTGTGGCTTATGTATTAGTTCATGTCCAGGGTTAGCTATTATGGTAGTAGATGGTAGTTGGTCAGAAGATAAAGTTCTTTTTAAAATTCCTTATGAGTTTTTACCGCTACCTAAAGAAGGAGATATAGTTAAAGGTTTGGATAGAAAAGGTGATTATATAACTGATGTGAAAATTATAAAGGTACAAAATTCAAAAACTTTAGATAAGACTCCTATTTTACATATTGAAGTTAAAAAAGATTTTCTATATGAATTTAGGAATATAAAATTGAATGATTACGATGAATATGATGATTATATGGGAGATAAAACAATTGTATGTCGTTGTTCAGATGTTACGTTAGGACAAATAAGAAAATTAATTAAAGAAGGTTATACAAATATAGAAGAAATAAAACGTATAACAAGGGCAGGAATGGGTCCTTGTCAAGGTAGAACATGTAGTCAAATTATTCTTCGTGAAATATCTATGGCTATTGGCATTGATATTTCTAAGCTAAAACCGTGCACAAGCAGACCACCAATAAAACCTATAAAGATTAATACTATTGTAAAAGGGGCTGAAATGGATGATTAA
- a CDS encoding NAD(P)/FAD-dependent oxidoreductase, whose product MIYTDITIIGGGPAGLCAALSAASSGAKVIIIDRNKKIGGQLIKQTHMFFGSEKQYASKRGFDIAEILSKKLSEFTENIEIYLDTTALGIYEDGVITIEKKGEYNKIRSKSIIITTGASEKVLAFPNNDLPGIYGAGAVQTLMNVYGVKPGKKVLMVGAGNIGLIVSYQLLQAGVEVSAIIDAAPRIGGYLVHASKLARMGVPIYTSYTIKEAIGKEYLEKAIIWKLDNNWKPIKGTEKILEVDVMCISVGLSPLSELLFQAGCEMKYITELGGYVPVRDRTYETTKKGIFVAGDVAGVEEASSAMVEGYLAGLYAAKSIGYEHVNFNELVEDYEKQLNSLRSGPIGEKIRIGIKKLIGGKVS is encoded by the coding sequence ATGATCTATACAGATATAACAATTATTGGTGGAGGTCCTGCTGGATTATGTGCAGCCTTAAGTGCAGCTTCTAGTGGAGCAAAAGTAATTATAATTGACCGAAATAAAAAAATTGGCGGGCAATTAATAAAACAAACTCATATGTTTTTTGGTTCAGAAAAACAATATGCATCAAAAAGAGGATTTGATATAGCTGAAATTTTATCGAAAAAATTGTCGGAATTTACAGAAAATATTGAAATTTATCTAGACACTACAGCTCTTGGTATATACGAAGATGGTGTAATTACGATTGAAAAAAAAGGAGAATATAACAAGATTAGATCAAAATCAATAATCATAACAACAGGAGCGAGTGAAAAGGTTTTAGCATTCCCTAACAACGACTTACCTGGAATTTATGGAGCTGGAGCTGTACAAACATTAATGAATGTATATGGTGTCAAACCAGGCAAAAAAGTATTAATGGTTGGTGCTGGAAATATTGGTTTAATAGTGAGTTATCAACTCCTACAAGCAGGTGTTGAAGTATCAGCAATAATAGATGCGGCACCTAGAATAGGCGGCTATTTAGTACATGCATCTAAATTGGCTAGAATGGGAGTTCCAATTTATACTAGCTACACTATAAAAGAAGCGATAGGTAAAGAATATTTGGAAAAAGCTATAATTTGGAAGTTAGATAATAATTGGAAACCTATTAAAGGAACAGAAAAAATACTAGAAGTAGATGTAATGTGTATATCAGTAGGTTTATCACCTTTAAGTGAACTTTTATTTCAAGCAGGATGTGAAATGAAATATATAACTGAACTAGGCGGTTATGTTCCTGTAAGAGATAGAACCTATGAAACAACCAAAAAAGGCATTTTTGTTGCTGGTGATGTTGCAGGGGTAGAAGAAGCAAGTAGTGCTATGGTAGAAGGCTACTTAGCAGGTCTATATGCAGCGAAAAGTATTGGATATGAGCATGTTAATTTTAATGAGTTAGTTGAGGATTATGAAAAACAACTGAATTCTTTACGCTCAGGTCCTATAGGGGAAAAAATTAGAATAGGTATCAAAAAACTTATAGGAGGTAAAGTATCATGA
- a CDS encoding (2Fe-2S)-binding protein, with amino-acid sequence MADLRIEQHPIIEFKKRKKIKFTFNGKEMYGYEGDTIASALHAAGVKVLGRSLFEKRPRGFYCAIGNCSSCLMKVNGEANVRTCITELEEGMVVETQIGKGEII; translated from the coding sequence GTGGCAGATTTGAGGATAGAACAACATCCAATTATTGAATTTAAAAAAAGAAAGAAAATAAAATTTACTTTTAATGGTAAAGAAATGTATGGATATGAGGGTGATACAATAGCTTCTGCCCTACATGCAGCAGGAGTAAAGGTACTTGGAAGAAGTCTTTTTGAAAAAAGGCCTCGAGGTTTTTATTGTGCTATTGGAAATTGCTCTTCATGTCTTATGAAAGTAAATGGAGAAGCAAATGTACGTACGTGTATTACTGAATTAGAAGAAGGAATGGTTGTTGAAACCCAAATTGGAAAGGGTGAAATTATATGA
- the purB gene encoding adenylosuccinate lyase produces MMKDKYENPLITRYASKEMAQIFSPTMKYKLWRDLWIALAEAQRELGLSISEEQLDEMKKNKEKIDFELASKKEKEFRHDVMAHVHTYGAQCPKAKPIIHLGATSAFVGDNTDLILMYKAMNLIRVKLVNLIDKLKKFALKYKDVPTLGFTHFQPAQLTTIGKRAALWLHDLYLDYENLEFRINNIKLRGAKGTTGTQASYLKLFDNDHEKVKKLDRLIASKLGFNDTYPVTGQTYSRKIDFEVLSVLSGIAQTLHKITNDIRLLQHLKEIEEPFEKSQIGSSAMAYKRNPMRSERIASLARYIISNLSSAAMTASTQWFERTLDDSANRRLIIPQSFLACDAILEIALNIFDGLVVYEEVIKSHIENELPFMATENILMEAVKKGGDRQELHEEIRKLSMEASRQVKEKGKKNDLIERILQSDKFNIAKEEILDLIDPKNFIGRAPEQVEEFINDYIDPILDKYKDDLDITVELRV; encoded by the coding sequence ATAATGAAAGATAAATATGAAAATCCGCTAATAACAAGGTATGCGAGCAAGGAAATGGCGCAGATTTTTTCTCCTACAATGAAATACAAGCTTTGGAGAGATTTGTGGATAGCTTTGGCTGAAGCGCAAAGGGAGTTGGGATTAAGTATAAGTGAAGAGCAATTAGATGAAATGAAAAAAAACAAAGAAAAAATTGATTTTGAATTAGCGAGTAAAAAAGAAAAAGAGTTTAGGCATGATGTTATGGCACATGTACACACTTATGGCGCTCAATGTCCTAAAGCTAAGCCAATAATACATTTGGGAGCTACTAGTGCTTTTGTAGGAGATAATACTGATTTAATTTTGATGTATAAAGCTATGAATTTAATTAGAGTAAAACTTGTAAATCTAATTGATAAATTAAAAAAATTTGCTTTAAAATATAAAGATGTACCGACATTAGGTTTTACACACTTTCAACCTGCACAATTAACAACTATTGGGAAAAGGGCTGCATTATGGTTACATGATTTATACTTAGATTATGAGAATTTAGAATTTAGAATAAACAATATAAAATTGAGAGGGGCTAAAGGAACAACTGGTACACAGGCTAGCTACTTAAAATTGTTTGATAACGATCATGAGAAAGTTAAAAAACTAGATAGGTTAATTGCGAGTAAATTGGGATTTAACGATACTTATCCAGTGACGGGACAAACATATTCGAGAAAAATTGATTTTGAAGTATTATCTGTATTAAGTGGAATAGCTCAAACACTTCATAAAATAACAAATGACATAAGGTTGCTTCAACATTTAAAAGAAATTGAAGAGCCTTTTGAGAAAAGCCAAATAGGTTCTTCTGCGATGGCATATAAGAGAAATCCGATGAGAAGTGAAAGGATAGCTTCATTAGCAAGATATATAATTTCGAATTTAAGTAGCGCTGCAATGACTGCATCAACACAGTGGTTTGAACGTACTTTAGATGACTCTGCTAACAGACGTTTAATAATACCACAATCTTTTTTAGCTTGTGATGCAATATTAGAAATTGCATTGAATATATTTGATGGTTTAGTGGTATATGAAGAGGTTATTAAAAGTCATATTGAAAACGAATTACCATTTATGGCTACAGAGAATATATTAATGGAAGCTGTAAAAAAAGGTGGAGACAGGCAGGAATTACATGAGGAAATTAGAAAACTTTCAATGGAAGCATCTAGACAAGTTAAAGAAAAAGGAAAGAAAAATGACTTAATAGAAAGAATCCTTCAAAGTGATAAATTTAACATAGCAAAAGAAGAAATATTAGATCTTATAGATCCGAAAAACTTTATAGGTAGAGCCCCTGAACAGGTAGAAGAGTTCATAAATGATTATATTGACCCTATACTAGACAAATATAAAGATGATTTAGATATAACTGTAGAATTAAGAGTATAA
- a CDS encoding pyridoxal phosphate-dependent aminotransferase, whose product MNFKLSEKALNISPSVTLEITAKAKEMKEKGIEVISFGAGEPDFDTPKNIQESAIKTIKEGNTRYTAASGILELRKAICQKLKKDNNIEYNPQNIVVSNGAKHSIFNVLTAILNQGEEVIIPVPYWVSYPEMVKLAGGNPALVETKEENGFKYNIKELKKSITNKTKAIIINSPSNPTGAVYNKEELEQIAEIAIENNIFVISDEIYEKLIYDGKKHISIASLNKEIKDLTIIINGMSKAYAMTGWRIGFAAAHEEIINVITKIQSHTTSNPCTISQYASLEGLKGDQRTIEYMRSKFEERRNYMVERINAINGLTCKKPLGAFYVMANIAQIKGKEIRGQRINNSLDFANLLLNDAKVAVVPGIAFGADDYIRLSYATSMENIMEGLDRIEALLK is encoded by the coding sequence ATGAATTTTAAACTATCGGAAAAAGCTTTAAACATATCACCATCTGTAACATTGGAAATAACAGCTAAAGCAAAAGAAATGAAAGAAAAAGGTATAGAAGTCATAAGTTTTGGTGCTGGTGAACCCGATTTTGATACACCTAAAAACATACAGGAATCAGCCATTAAAACAATTAAGGAAGGAAATACTCGCTATACTGCTGCGTCTGGTATTTTGGAGTTAAGAAAAGCTATTTGTCAGAAATTAAAAAAAGATAATAATATAGAATACAATCCTCAAAATATAGTTGTGTCAAATGGGGCTAAGCATTCAATATTTAACGTTTTAACTGCTATTCTTAATCAAGGAGAAGAAGTAATAATACCTGTGCCTTATTGGGTAAGTTATCCTGAAATGGTTAAGTTGGCAGGAGGTAATCCTGCATTAGTAGAAACTAAAGAGGAAAATGGTTTTAAGTATAATATAAAAGAACTTAAAAAGTCGATAACAAACAAGACGAAAGCTATAATTATAAATTCACCTAGTAATCCGACGGGGGCTGTTTATAATAAAGAAGAGTTAGAACAAATAGCAGAAATAGCAATTGAAAATAATATTTTTGTAATATCTGATGAAATTTATGAGAAACTAATTTATGATGGAAAAAAACATATAAGCATAGCTTCGCTTAATAAAGAAATTAAAGATTTAACTATTATAATTAATGGTATGTCAAAAGCATATGCAATGACTGGATGGAGAATAGGATTTGCAGCTGCTCATGAAGAGATTATTAATGTTATAACGAAGATTCAAAGTCATACAACTTCAAACCCTTGCACTATATCTCAATATGCTAGTTTGGAAGGATTGAAAGGTGATCAAAGAACTATTGAATATATGAGGAGTAAGTTTGAAGAAAGAAGAAATTACATGGTTGAAAGAATAAATGCAATTAATGGATTAACTTGTAAAAAGCCTTTAGGTGCTTTCTATGTTATGGCTAATATTGCACAGATTAAAGGTAAAGAGATTAGAGGTCAAAGAATCAATAATTCATTAGATTTTGCTAATTTATTATTGAATGATGCAAAAGTTGCTGTTGTGCCTGGTATTGCTTTTGGTGCAGATGATTATATAAGATTGTCATATGCAACTTCTATGGAAAACATTATGGAGGGTTTGGACAGAATAGAAGCATTGTTAAAATAG
- a CDS encoding PadR family transcriptional regulator, which translates to MKDQRNRQFPSKISTTSFVKLYILHLLREKSYYGNEIIEEIKRRLNSKWEPSPGMVYPLLRELEENGYITGWWIEPDKRSIRKYRITDEGFEHYKKIKLLYESIFMDSLDIIKCILKDIYKK; encoded by the coding sequence ATGAAAGATCAAAGAAACAGACAATTTCCTTCAAAAATAAGTACTACATCTTTTGTGAAGCTATATATATTACATTTATTAAGAGAGAAAAGTTATTATGGCAATGAAATAATCGAAGAAATAAAGCGCAGGTTAAATTCTAAATGGGAACCAAGTCCAGGGATGGTATATCCTTTATTAAGAGAGTTGGAGGAAAATGGCTATATTACAGGTTGGTGGATAGAACCGGATAAAAGGTCTATAAGAAAATATAGGATTACAGATGAAGGATTTGAACATTACAAAAAGATAAAATTGTTATATGAGAGTATATTTATGGACTCTTTGGATATTATTAAATGTATATTAAAAGATATATATAAAAAATAG
- a CDS encoding stage V sporulation protein S has translation MDVLKVSAKSNPNSVAGALAGVLREKGSAEIQAIGAGALNQAVKAVAIARGFVAPSGVDLVCIPAFTDIEIDGEERTAIKLIVQPR, from the coding sequence ATGGATGTATTAAAAGTATCAGCAAAGTCAAATCCAAATTCTGTTGCAGGAGCATTAGCAGGCGTGTTACGCGAAAAAGGTTCTGCAGAAATTCAAGCGATAGGTGCTGGGGCGCTTAATCAAGCAGTTAAAGCAGTAGCAATAGCTAGAGGATTTGTTGCTCCTAGTGGTGTAGACTTAGTGTGTATACCAGCTTTTACTGACATTGAGATTGATGGGGAAGAGAGAACAGCAATTAAATTAATTGTACAACCTAGATAA
- the rny gene encoding ribonuclease Y yields the protein MIAITGVGVGTITGYLIRKGIAESKIKSAEEAARKIIEEAQKQAETNKKELLLEAKEEIHRMRNEVERENRERRSELQKLERRLVYKEEMLDKKSEILQHKEESLAKKIKELEEKEASIDELYQKQIEELERLSGLTSEEARDILLGDIKKEITHEAAVMIKEIESKAKEEADKRAREIISYAIQKCAADHVAETTVTVVSLPNDEMKGRIIGREGRNIRTLETLTGIDLIIDDTPEAVILSGFDPIRREIARIALEKLIVDGRIHPARIEEMVEKARREVEAHIREEGEQAAFDCGVHGLHSELIRLLGRLKFRTSYGQNVLKHSIEVSHLAGLMAAELGADVKIAKRAGLLHDIGKAVDHEMEGPHVTIGADLARKYRESKEIVHAIAAHHGDIEPQTIEAVLVQAADAISAARPGARRETLEAYIKRLEKLEEIANSFEGVEKSYAIQAGREIRVMVKPEEIFDNDIVLIAREIVKRIESELEYPGQIKVNVIRETRAIEYAK from the coding sequence TTGATAGCAATAACAGGTGTTGGAGTTGGAACCATAACTGGTTATTTGATTAGAAAAGGGATTGCAGAAAGTAAAATTAAAAGTGCTGAGGAAGCTGCAAGGAAAATAATTGAAGAAGCTCAAAAACAAGCTGAAACTAACAAAAAAGAACTTTTGTTAGAAGCAAAAGAAGAAATTCATAGAATGCGAAATGAAGTTGAAAGAGAAAATAGAGAAAGACGAAGTGAATTGCAGAAGCTCGAAAGGCGCTTGGTCTATAAAGAAGAGATGTTAGATAAAAAAAGTGAAATATTGCAACATAAAGAGGAATCTTTAGCAAAAAAAATAAAAGAGCTAGAAGAAAAAGAAGCATCTATTGATGAGTTATATCAGAAGCAAATTGAGGAATTAGAAAGACTATCGGGTTTAACATCTGAAGAAGCAAGAGATATTTTGTTAGGAGATATTAAAAAAGAAATAACACATGAGGCTGCTGTTATGATTAAAGAAATAGAAAGTAAAGCAAAAGAAGAAGCGGATAAAAGAGCTAGAGAAATTATTTCTTATGCAATACAGAAATGTGCAGCAGATCATGTGGCAGAAACAACAGTTACTGTTGTTTCTCTGCCAAATGATGAGATGAAAGGTAGAATTATAGGAAGAGAAGGTAGAAACATAAGAACTTTAGAAACTTTAACAGGAATTGATCTTATAATAGATGATACACCAGAAGCTGTGATACTTTCAGGATTCGATCCGATTAGAAGAGAAATTGCTAGAATAGCACTTGAAAAATTGATAGTTGATGGTAGAATACATCCAGCTAGAATAGAAGAAATGGTTGAAAAAGCAAGAAGGGAAGTAGAAGCTCATATACGTGAAGAAGGTGAACAAGCAGCTTTTGATTGTGGAGTACACGGTTTACATTCAGAGTTAATAAGACTACTAGGTAGGTTGAAATTTAGAACAAGCTATGGTCAGAATGTATTAAAGCATTCTATAGAAGTATCACATTTAGCAGGACTTATGGCAGCTGAATTAGGTGCTGATGTAAAGATAGCAAAACGAGCAGGCTTACTACATGATATAGGAAAAGCAGTTGATCATGAGATGGAAGGGCCTCATGTTACTATAGGTGCGGATTTAGCAAGGAAATATAGAGAATCTAAAGAAATAGTACATGCAATAGCAGCACATCACGGTGATATCGAACCACAAACAATAGAAGCTGTATTGGTTCAAGCGGCAGATGCTATTTCAGCGGCTAGACCAGGAGCAAGAAGGGAAACCTTAGAAGCATATATTAAAAGATTAGAAAAGCTAGAAGAGATTGCAAATTCTTTTGAAGGTGTTGAAAAATCATACGCAATACAGGCTGGTAGAGAAATACGTGTTATGGTAAAACCAGAAGAGATATTTGATAATGATATAGTACTTATTGCAAGAGAAATTGTTAAGAGAATTGAAAGTGAACTAGAATATCCAGGACAAATTAAAGTTAATGTAATTAGAGAAACAAGAGCTATTGAGTATGCTAAATAA
- the recA gene encoding recombinase RecA, which translates to MLEKKKALEMAISQIEKQFGKGSIMKLGENSKLNVEAISTGALSLDIALGIGGLPRGRIIEIYGPESSGKTTVALHVIAEAQKQGGSAAFIDAEHALDPSYAKRLGVDIDNLIVSQPDTGEQALEIAEALVRSGAIDVIVIDSVAALVPKAEIEGEMGDSHVGLQARLMSQALRKLAGAIKKSNTIAIFINQLREKVGVMFGNPETTPGGRALKFYASVRLDVRKVETLKQSDEMIGNRTRVKVVKNKVAPPFKIAEFDIMYGTGISKEGNLLDVGVSDGIINKSGSWYSYGEYRLGQGRENAKEFLRENIKIAQEIEEKIRVKYGLNVKENQKNNNEEDKKMKNKK; encoded by the coding sequence ATGTTAGAAAAGAAAAAAGCTTTGGAAATGGCTATAAGTCAAATTGAAAAACAATTTGGTAAAGGCTCTATTATGAAGTTAGGTGAAAATTCTAAGCTTAATGTTGAAGCGATTTCTACAGGAGCATTAAGCTTAGATATTGCTTTAGGTATAGGTGGTTTACCAAGAGGTAGAATTATAGAGATCTATGGCCCAGAATCTTCTGGTAAAACAACCGTAGCACTTCATGTAATAGCAGAGGCTCAAAAACAAGGTGGTTCTGCTGCGTTTATTGATGCTGAGCATGCATTAGATCCAAGTTATGCTAAAAGACTTGGAGTTGATATCGATAATCTTATTGTGTCACAACCTGACACTGGTGAGCAAGCTTTAGAAATTGCAGAAGCATTAGTGAGAAGTGGAGCGATTGATGTAATAGTAATAGACTCAGTCGCAGCTTTAGTTCCTAAAGCGGAAATAGAAGGAGAAATGGGAGATAGTCACGTAGGATTACAAGCTAGGCTTATGTCACAGGCTTTAAGAAAACTAGCTGGTGCAATAAAAAAATCTAACACAATAGCTATATTTATTAATCAATTGAGAGAAAAAGTTGGCGTAATGTTTGGCAATCCTGAAACTACACCAGGTGGACGAGCTTTGAAATTTTATGCTTCAGTTAGATTAGATGTAAGAAAAGTTGAAACTTTAAAACAAAGTGATGAGATGATAGGGAATAGAACAAGAGTGAAGGTAGTTAAGAATAAAGTTGCACCACCTTTTAAAATTGCAGAATTTGATATAATGTATGGTACAGGTATTTCTAAAGAAGGTAATTTATTAGATGTTGGTGTATCTGATGGAATTATTAATAAATCGGGGTCTTGGTATAGTTATGGTGAATATAGACTTGGGCAAGGAAGAGAAAATGCGAAAGAGTTTTTAAGAGAAAATATAAAAATAGCTCAGGAAATTGAAGAAAAAATAAGAGTTAAATATGGATTAAATGTAAAAGAAAATCAAAAAAATAATAATGAAGAAGATAAAAAGATGAAAAATAAGAAATAA
- the pgsA gene encoding CDP-diacylglycerol--glycerol-3-phosphate 3-phosphatidyltransferase yields the protein MNLANKLTIIRIFLVPVFMFFLLVKIPYGEYIAAFIFILAALTDSLDGYIARKRNQITKFGKFMDPLADKLLVSAALISLIEKGKLSAWVVILIIAREFAITGLRVLAASEGITIAASWWGKIKTISQIVAIITLLLDNYPFRLIHIPFDKISVALAVIFTLISGFDYLYKNRNVYLAGNK from the coding sequence ATGAATTTAGCAAATAAGTTAACTATAATAAGAATATTCTTAGTACCTGTTTTTATGTTTTTTCTATTAGTTAAGATACCTTACGGGGAATATATAGCGGCATTTATATTTATACTAGCTGCTCTTACAGATAGTTTAGATGGCTATATAGCAAGAAAGAGAAACCAAATAACTAAATTTGGTAAATTCATGGATCCTCTAGCTGATAAATTATTAGTATCGGCTGCATTAATATCATTAATTGAAAAAGGAAAATTATCTGCTTGGGTTGTAATACTTATTATAGCAAGAGAATTTGCAATTACAGGTTTAAGAGTATTGGCTGCTTCAGAAGGTATTACTATTGCAGCAAGTTGGTGGGGGAAAATCAAGACAATATCGCAAATAGTAGCTATAATAACTTTGTTATTGGATAATTATCCTTTTAGATTAATACATATACCTTTTGATAAAATATCTGTTGCTTTAGCTGTTATTTTTACATTAATTTCAGGATTTGATTATCTTTATAAAAATAGAAACGTTTATTTAGCAGGTAATAAATAG